The genomic window GGAGTTTCAACTTTAGAAACTACAACTTCTAAATTAGGCTCCATCGTTTTTAATTCCGTCTTTAAAACTTCTTCTTGCTGTTTTATCTCTAAAAGAAAAGCTTCTTCATGAATAGCATCGATTGCAACAATAGCATTACTTTCTCGAGGAATAGCGTTACGTAAACTTCCTCCGTCGATTTCCGAAATGCGCAAACCAAAATTCTCAAAACCATCAAAAAGCACACGGTTCATTATTTTATTCGCATTACCTAATCCTTCATGAATTTGCATTCCTGAATGACCACCTTGTAATCCTTTTACTGTAATTTTATAACCTATTTTGAATTCTGGAGTTTCCTCTTCCTCATAAGTTCTCGTTGCTGTTACATCGATACCACCGGCACAACCAACGCCAATTTCATCATCTTCTTCAGTATCTAAGTTTAAAAGAATTCCGCCAGTAAGTAAGCCGCCTTTTAATCCTTCCGCTCCTGTCATCCCTGTTTCTTCATCTATAGTAAACAAAGCTTCAATCGCTGGATGCGGTATATCTGTGCTTTCTAGAATAGCCATAATAGTGGCAACTCCTAACCCATTATCGGCTCCTAACGTAGTGCCTCTTGCACGAACCCAATCCCCATCTACATACATTTCTATACCTTGTGTATCGAAATCGAATTCTGTATCATTATTTTTTTGATGAACCATATCTAAATGCGACTGCATCACGATAGTCGTTCTATTTCCCATACCTGCTGTTGCTGGTTTTTTGATAATAACATTACCAACCTCATCTTCGATAGTTTCAAAACCAAGGTTCTTACCAAAGTCTTTCATAAATGCGATAACACGTTCCTCCTTTTTAGATGGACGTGGTACGGCGTTTAAATCGGCAAATTTATTCCAAAGTTCTTTAGGCTCTAGGTTTCTTATTTCTTGACTCATGTCTTTTTATATTTTAATGCAAAGTTAGTAAAAATACACAGATATTGGCAGCTACTCCTGATTGATGTGGCATCCTTTTTTTGTTGTTAAATAGTTTGCAAAAAGTCTAAACGATTATAATTAAGTTTAACTTTACTTTATACTGAAACAAGTATATCAAAAAAAAGATATAACGGAAAGCAGGAAGAAACCTTTATAAATATACCCGACCTTTGGGTACAAATTTTTACTATTTTTGATTTATGTTGAAAGATAAAAAAACGATTATTGCGCTGCTGTTGATTCCGCAGTATTTTTTCGTGAAGTTTTTAGGGAATTATCCAGAATTTGTAGATGCGTATTACAGTAATGGGCTCTATATATATGTATCGAAAATGTTTCGGTTTTGTTTAGGGTGGTTGCCATTTT from Algibacter sp. L1A34 includes these protein-coding regions:
- a CDS encoding aminoacyl-histidine dipeptidase, which codes for MSQEIRNLEPKELWNKFADLNAVPRPSKKEERVIAFMKDFGKNLGFETIEDEVGNVIIKKPATAGMGNRTTIVMQSHLDMVHQKNNDTEFDFDTQGIEMYVDGDWVRARGTTLGADNGLGVATIMAILESTDIPHPAIEALFTIDEETGMTGAEGLKGGLLTGGILLNLDTEEDDEIGVGCAGGIDVTATRTYEEEETPEFKIGYKITVKGLQGGHSGMQIHEGLGNANKIMNRVLFDGFENFGLRISEIDGGSLRNAIPRESNAIVAIDAIHEEAFLLEIKQQEEVLKTELKTMEPNLEVVVSKVETPEKIMDLGVQEGLTRAIYAAWNGVYRMSADIPELVETSNNIARVIIKDGHVKIGCLTRSSVESSKWDLANTLRSVFELTGCEVECTGDYPGWTPNMDSAILKIMEKLYEELNNEKPHVAACHAGLECGILGTNYPEMDMISFGPTIKGAHSPDERAQISSAQKYWNFVLEILKQIPEKA